In a single window of the Deltaproteobacteria bacterium HGW-Deltaproteobacteria-4 genome:
- a CDS encoding cytochrome C: protein MRTRNKWLLALVLVGLLSPQTSRAEETVGGQIEAGVYGQDIGKDSARVNEYSRRDNDGVTGYGIFDFHGVSPTTAVDLSIDVLGNDDPNVEMKFDFERILRVKGDYSAFKHQLGHDRIDYLNAAVPGANLFASNNPGNPVSIDAAGLPAAGTSIWSLGPSPNEALNPNNIPAYIGKDAFGNWYATNLAALPPTIAGQAVTWQQIGRASVYGEDFAKDQVFEITRKEAKANADLTLPFLPNVTFHAGLRNEKREGTEQSIGMSKCTSCHVTGGSREVDENTSEFSAGATGRFGLLTVDYNYKNSEFRENAAAPTRVYDPALSPSPSTNYTADFGTFDNRLLYDYDVYNNEISSLPYDQTPDSKKQSHVLKARMDVTNDTSLIGSLVNSATKSRKQGEVGIWDISDQELKSTYDGYGFRVTSKLTDSLKVLLHGKLEQVETDDSVITFYPMGAASQPNFPVPPTVLLAGITKTYESVESRDVVTLGADAVWRLARKSTLHLGYEFKADDRDSDHYGKTTKQTAKATLKTVLAKGVTFRAGYTYQNIDDPFMHENAAGFIDPATGYPYTITDPAGTTSNILIGTGPLYGTAFYDLRQTDLSNQPENVHEGKLSSTWSPASNFSTTAAIRYRNEWNELDRSEWKQETLSPTLSFWYAPAQKLNLTFAYNYLGQRAESTFCQGWYDG from the coding sequence ATGCGAACACGAAACAAATGGCTGCTCGCCCTCGTGCTGGTCGGCCTGCTCTCACCCCAGACATCTCGAGCCGAAGAAACCGTCGGCGGGCAGATCGAGGCCGGGGTCTACGGGCAGGATATCGGCAAGGACAGTGCGCGGGTCAATGAATATTCACGCCGCGACAACGACGGCGTTACCGGTTACGGCATCTTCGATTTTCACGGAGTTTCACCGACCACTGCAGTCGATCTGTCGATCGATGTACTCGGCAACGACGATCCGAATGTCGAGATGAAGTTCGACTTTGAGCGCATCCTGCGGGTCAAAGGCGACTACAGCGCCTTCAAGCACCAGCTCGGCCATGACCGCATCGATTATCTGAATGCGGCGGTGCCGGGGGCGAACCTCTTTGCCAGCAACAACCCCGGTAACCCGGTAAGCATTGATGCAGCTGGACTTCCTGCCGCAGGCACCAGTATCTGGAGCCTTGGACCTAGTCCGAATGAAGCATTGAACCCAAACAACATCCCTGCCTATATTGGCAAAGATGCTTTTGGAAACTGGTATGCAACCAACCTGGCAGCGCTTCCCCCTACTATTGCAGGACAAGCGGTCACCTGGCAGCAGATCGGCCGGGCCAGCGTCTACGGCGAGGATTTCGCTAAAGATCAGGTTTTCGAGATTACCCGCAAGGAAGCCAAGGCTAACGCCGACCTGACCCTGCCGTTTCTGCCCAATGTCACCTTTCATGCCGGTCTGCGCAACGAGAAGCGTGAAGGGACCGAGCAGTCGATCGGCATGAGCAAGTGTACTTCCTGTCACGTTACCGGCGGCAGCCGCGAGGTCGACGAGAACACCTCCGAGTTCTCCGCTGGCGCCACCGGACGCTTCGGGCTGCTCACTGTCGATTATAACTATAAGAATAGTGAGTTCCGCGAAAATGCCGCGGCTCCGACCCGGGTCTACGACCCGGCCCTTTCACCCTCTCCGTCGACCAACTATACAGCAGACTTTGGCACATTCGACAATCGCCTACTTTACGACTATGACGTGTATAACAATGAAATATCGTCATTGCCTTACGACCAGACGCCGGATTCAAAGAAGCAGAGCCATGTCCTCAAGGCGCGGATGGATGTTACCAATGACACCTCGCTGATCGGCAGCTTGGTCAACAGTGCCACCAAAAGCCGCAAGCAGGGCGAGGTTGGAATCTGGGACATCTCCGATCAGGAGCTCAAGTCGACCTATGACGGCTACGGCTTCCGCGTAACCTCCAAGCTCACCGATTCGCTCAAGGTGCTGCTGCACGGCAAACTCGAGCAGGTGGAGACGGACGATTCCGTCATCACCTTCTATCCGATGGGAGCAGCTTCTCAGCCGAACTTCCCCGTCCCGCCAACTGTCCTGTTGGCAGGGATAACCAAAACCTATGAATCAGTCGAAAGCCGCGACGTTGTCACCCTTGGCGCTGATGCCGTCTGGCGCTTAGCGCGCAAGTCGACCCTGCACCTCGGCTACGAGTTCAAGGCTGACGATCGTGACAGTGATCACTACGGTAAGACTACTAAGCAGACCGCCAAAGCGACGCTGAAAACGGTTCTTGCCAAGGGGGTGACTTTCCGCGCCGGCTACACCTACCAGAACATTGATGACCCGTTCATGCATGAGAATGCTGCCGGTTTCATCGATCCGGCCACAGGGTATCCTTATACAATCACGGATCCTGCGGGGACGACTTCCAATATCCTGATCGGCACCGGTCCGCTCTATGGCACTGCGTTCTACGACCTGCGCCAGACCGATCTGAGCAATCAGCCCGAAAACGTGCATGAAGGGAAGCTCTCGTCCACCTGGTCGCCGGCTTCCAACTTCTCGACGACGGCAGCGATCCGCTATCGCAACGAATGGAACGAACTCGACCGTTCTGAGTGGAAACAGGAAACCCTCAGTCCGACCCTCTCCTTCTGGTACGCCCCGGCCCAAAAGCTGAACCTCACCTTTGCCTACAACTATCTCGGGCAGAGAGCTGAATCGACGTTCTGTCAGGGCTGGTACGATGGCTGA
- a CDS encoding cytochrome C, with the protein MKASVLLKILRPARFLLLIAVLAACATGAIRQRVLTLPTIEGATYVEQQSCLDCHEDVSVAMTGNVHLRLANSDLLGAQSGCQACHGPASLHVDDGDTAKIINPAKLHSDQSAAICATCHSSGKLIDWSHSSHALAEVGCDDCHVFHATGKPAKANLKKSEPELCYSCHQEEMAKANFPSHHPVKEGKMTCTSCHNPHGAELTEERATALCFECHARYQGPFVFEHSPVQEDCGICHDPHGTVADNLLKQNEPFLCLQCHESHFHAMRIGATVPATNVAFSAYNPDGTPVTTITGTPNTTGAVTVPMTNTLGEHSWQQAFGTKCTVCHSQVHGSDLPSQTSPTIGVDADGNPVGFPDGGKGLTR; encoded by the coding sequence ATGAAAGCGTCTGTTTTGCTAAAAATCCTGAGACCGGCACGTTTTCTGCTGCTGATCGCCGTCCTGGCCGCTTGTGCCACCGGTGCGATCCGCCAGCGGGTTCTGACCCTGCCGACGATCGAGGGAGCCACCTATGTCGAGCAGCAGAGCTGTCTCGACTGTCACGAGGACGTCTCGGTAGCCATGACCGGCAACGTCCATCTCCGTCTGGCAAACTCGGATCTGCTCGGTGCGCAGTCAGGCTGCCAGGCTTGTCACGGCCCGGCCAGTCTGCATGTCGACGATGGCGACACAGCAAAGATCATCAACCCCGCAAAGCTTCACAGCGACCAGTCCGCAGCTATCTGTGCCACCTGCCACAGCAGCGGCAAGCTGATCGACTGGAGTCACAGCAGCCATGCTCTGGCTGAAGTCGGCTGCGATGACTGCCACGTCTTTCACGCCACAGGGAAACCAGCCAAGGCCAACCTGAAAAAATCCGAGCCCGAACTCTGTTACAGCTGCCATCAGGAAGAGATGGCCAAGGCCAACTTTCCGTCCCATCATCCGGTCAAGGAAGGGAAGATGACCTGCACCAGCTGCCATAACCCGCACGGCGCCGAACTGACCGAGGAGCGGGCCACGGCCCTCTGCTTCGAGTGCCATGCCCGTTACCAGGGTCCCTTTGTCTTTGAGCACTCGCCGGTTCAGGAAGATTGCGGCATCTGTCACGATCCGCACGGTACTGTAGCCGACAATCTGCTCAAGCAGAATGAGCCTTTCCTTTGTCTGCAATGCCATGAAAGTCATTTTCACGCCATGCGGATTGGAGCGACGGTGCCGGCTACCAATGTGGCCTTCAGCGCTTACAACCCAGACGGCACACCGGTGACGACCATTACCGGCACGCCGAACACCACTGGCGCAGTGACCGTGCCAATGACTAACACCCTCGGCGAGCACAGCTGGCAGCAGGCATTCGGCACCAAATGCACGGTTTGTCACAGTCAGGTCCATGGCAGCGATCTGCCGTCGCAGACCTCGCCGACCATCGGTGTTGATGCAGATGGGAATCCCGTTGGTTTCCCGGATGGCGGTAAAGGCCTAACCCGCTAA